In the Solanum pennellii chromosome 5, SPENNV200 genome, one interval contains:
- the LOC107019512 gene encoding uncharacterized protein LOC107019512: MWQMKKLKIDWNEAVKQRLNGLNVINVFRLKAYEISAIYKEKMNKYNDQRIEMREFARADLVLIFISRLRLFPGKLMSKWIGPLLITKALSHGAIELENKEGAKFIVNAILQRTMINLQ; encoded by the coding sequence ATGTGGCAAATGAAGAAACTTAAGAtagattggaatgaagcagtgaaacaaagactaaatgggttgaatgTGATCAATGTGTTTCGCCTCAAAGCCTATGAAATTTCAGCCATatacaaagagaagatgaacAAGTACAATGACCAAAGGATTGAAATGCGAGAATTCGCTAGAGCTGATTTGGTGCTTATATTCATCTCTAGGCtacgcttgtttccgggcaaactcaTGTCCAAGTGGATAGGGCCATTGCTTATCACTAAAGCGTTGTCACACGGAGCGATTGAGCTGGAGAATAAGGAGGGTGCAAAGTTCATAGTCAACGCAATTTTACAAAGAACCATGATAAATCTCCAGTAA